A genomic window from Aethina tumida isolate Nest 87 chromosome 4, icAetTumi1.1, whole genome shotgun sequence includes:
- the LOC109602083 gene encoding uncharacterized protein LOC109602083 — translation MKLACLVLAACACAVATPQVKQVRQVSNRPGRFLSLPNPQKCANRPKQFFFRGHNYFFSGHVPALANRKVDWLDGRNICREYCMDLVSLETQEENNMIFRLIQQNDVPYIWTSGRLCDFKGCEGRSDLEPKNIFGWFWSANREKIFPTNQTPAGWGYNPWSQTGHKKQRQPDNAEFDINGTTESCLSILNNVYNDGIAWHDVACYHEKPIVCEDSDELLNYVASTNRGLRL, via the exons ATGAAATTGGCGTGTTTGGTACTGGCGGCGTGTGCCTGCGCCGTCGCCACACCCCAGGTCAAGCAAGTCCGACAGGTCTCCAATCGTCCGGGAAGGTTCCTCTCCCTGCCCAATCCACAGAAATGCGCCAACA GACCGAAACAGTTCTTCTTCAGAGGTCACAACTACTTCTTCAGCGGCCACGTCCCCGCCTTGGCTAACAGGAAAGTCGACTGGTTAGACGGCAGGAACATCTGCAGGGAATACTGCATGGACCTCGTCTCCCTCGAGACCCAGGAGGAGAACAACATGATCTTCAGATTGATCCAACAAA ACGACGTTCCCTACATCTGGACCTCCGGAAGGTTGTGCGACTTCAAGGGATGCGAAGGCCGTTCCGATTTGGAACCCAAGAACATCTTCGGCTGGTTCTGGTCGGCGAACAGGGAGAAGATCTTCCCCACGAACCAGACGCCTGCCGGTTGGGGATACAACCCATGGTCGCAGACCGGTCACAAGAAACAGAGACAGCCTGACAACGCCGAGTTCGACATCAACGGCACCACCGAATCTTGCCTTTCGATCCTCAACAACGTTTACAACGACGGCATCGCCTGGCACGACGTCGCCTGCTATCACGAGAAGCCGATCGTCTGCGAGGACTCCGACGAACTTCTCAACTACGTCGCCTCCACAAACCGTGGGCTtcgtctttaa
- the LOC109602078 gene encoding uncharacterized protein LOC109602078 isoform X1, with amino-acid sequence MIVVLFGFFSTVRGDVNGGYFYPQPFPPLQFDEPTSVPNVYVPPTPKPQDDGLKPPVSGYLPPEQFPPLGTSPDIFSDDTVPINPVPTVYGPPPPQIKVINMSCELDASFQCTIKLAGQSTIVPEEGNQNCLIPLSGNTFQMKMQGLNRMGECGVKRCTNGNGKVNMCVTLRMPTVNNLKLPEDATVNLQCSPQESVVAHTKHIRIGSNVITANRGRSSSGNSVVVSGGGQRNFDSKLNLFRKSTGSDNFDQLVLPGSTVTLGEELVLRAAVQDGDGKFIVHIFQWNQSLITHISGWQGSKISLVTIRSGSIQKSINLLDENGCPIPSMRHVCPHEPKHLTHLITILPFRAFLFQGAGKDDVMLLSVKITGCARSQDCNQNICGDPSKTNLRFRRGLSGNGTGKREMTDWETEFQFRVSDEPEKGSFTEKIPGEYIVFLSTFGLLVLIVLIVLVLRKIFRRDN; translated from the exons ATGATTGTGGTTTTATTCGGTTTCTTCAGTACGGTTCGTGGGGACGTCAATGGAGGGTACTTCTATCCCCAGCCGTTTCCTCCTTTGCAGTTTGATGAACCGACTTCAGTCCCAAACGTTTACGTCCCCCCGACTCCGAAGCCTCAGGATGATGGGCTGAAGCCTCCGGTTTCGGGGTATTTACCCCCCGAGCAGTTTCCTCCCTTGGGGACGTCGCCTGACATCTTCAGCGACGATACAGTGCCCATTAATCCGGTACCAACAGTCTATGGGCCGCCACCACCTCAGATCAAAGTCATCAACATGTCCTGCGAATTGGATGCTAGTTTCCAGTGCACGATTAAGCTAGCGGGGCAAAGTACAATAGTGCCGGAAGAGGGAAATCAAAACTGTTTGATCCCATTGTCCGGCAACACCTTCCAGATGAAGATGCAAGGCTTGAACCGCATGGGGGAGTGTGGAGTTAAAAGGTGCACGAACGGAAACGGTAAAGTTAACATGTGTGTGACTCTTAGGATGCCAACTGTAAACAACTTGAAACTCCCTGAGGACGCAACAGTGAATCTGCAATGCTCCCCACAGGAAAGCGTTGTGGCCCACACCAAACACATACGAATTGGTTCCAACGTTATAAC tgccaacAGGGGAAGATCTAGCAGTGGCAACTCAGTGGTTGTCTCCGGGGGTGGTCAAAGAAACTTCGACTCCAAATTGAATCTCTTCAGAAAGTCCACGGGGAGCGACAACTTCGACCAACTAGTTTTGCCAGGAAGCACCGTAACTCTAGGCGAAGAACTCGTACTGAGAGCTGCTGTTCAGGACGGCGACGGTAAGTTTATCGTTCACATATTTCAGTGGAACCAGTCGTTGATAACCCACATTTCAGGTTGGCAGGGAAGTAAAATAAGCTTGGTGACAATCAGAAGCGGTTCCATTCAAAAGTCCATCAACCTTTTAGACGAAAACGGTTGTCCGATACCTTCGATGCGTCACGTTTGTCCTCATGAACCCAAACACTTGACTCATTTGATAACAATACTGCCGTTCAGGGCGTTTTTGTTCCAAGGGGCTGGAAAGGATGATGTGATGCTGTTGTCTGTGAAAATCACCGGTTGTGCCAGATCGCAGGACTGTAATCAG AACATTTGTGGTGATCCGTCCAAGACGAATTTGAGGTTCAGGAGGGGATTGTCAGGAAATGGAACGGGGAAAAGGGAAATGACTGATTGGGAAACTGAATTCCAGTTCAGGGTTAGTGATGAGCCGGAAAAGGGGAGTTTTACCGAAAAAATCCCAGGGGAATACATTGTTTTTCTTTCCACGTTCGGGTTGTTGGTTTTAATTGTGCTGATTGTGTTGgtcttaagaaaaatattccgaagggataattaa
- the LOC109602078 gene encoding uncharacterized protein LOC109602078 isoform X2: protein MIVVLFGFFSTVRGDVNGGYFYPQPFPPLQFDEPTSVPNVYVPPTPKPQDDGLKPPVSGYLPPEQFPPLGTSPDIFSDDTVPINPVPTVYGPPPPQIKVINMSCELDASFQCTIKLAGQSTIVPEEGNQNCLIPLSGNTFQMKMQGLNRMGECGVKRCTNGNGKVNMCVTLRMPTVNNLKLPEDATVNLQCSPQESVVAHTKHIRIGSNVITANRGRSSSGNSVVVSGGGQRNFDSKLNLFRKSTGSDNFDQLVLPGSTVTLGEELVLRAAVQDGDGWQGSKISLVTIRSGSIQKSINLLDENGCPIPSMRHVCPHEPKHLTHLITILPFRAFLFQGAGKDDVMLLSVKITGCARSQDCNQNICGDPSKTNLRFRRGLSGNGTGKREMTDWETEFQFRVSDEPEKGSFTEKIPGEYIVFLSTFGLLVLIVLIVLVLRKIFRRDN, encoded by the exons ATGATTGTGGTTTTATTCGGTTTCTTCAGTACGGTTCGTGGGGACGTCAATGGAGGGTACTTCTATCCCCAGCCGTTTCCTCCTTTGCAGTTTGATGAACCGACTTCAGTCCCAAACGTTTACGTCCCCCCGACTCCGAAGCCTCAGGATGATGGGCTGAAGCCTCCGGTTTCGGGGTATTTACCCCCCGAGCAGTTTCCTCCCTTGGGGACGTCGCCTGACATCTTCAGCGACGATACAGTGCCCATTAATCCGGTACCAACAGTCTATGGGCCGCCACCACCTCAGATCAAAGTCATCAACATGTCCTGCGAATTGGATGCTAGTTTCCAGTGCACGATTAAGCTAGCGGGGCAAAGTACAATAGTGCCGGAAGAGGGAAATCAAAACTGTTTGATCCCATTGTCCGGCAACACCTTCCAGATGAAGATGCAAGGCTTGAACCGCATGGGGGAGTGTGGAGTTAAAAGGTGCACGAACGGAAACGGTAAAGTTAACATGTGTGTGACTCTTAGGATGCCAACTGTAAACAACTTGAAACTCCCTGAGGACGCAACAGTGAATCTGCAATGCTCCCCACAGGAAAGCGTTGTGGCCCACACCAAACACATACGAATTGGTTCCAACGTTATAAC tgccaacAGGGGAAGATCTAGCAGTGGCAACTCAGTGGTTGTCTCCGGGGGTGGTCAAAGAAACTTCGACTCCAAATTGAATCTCTTCAGAAAGTCCACGGGGAGCGACAACTTCGACCAACTAGTTTTGCCAGGAAGCACCGTAACTCTAGGCGAAGAACTCGTACTGAGAGCTGCTGTTCAGGACGGCGACG GTTGGCAGGGAAGTAAAATAAGCTTGGTGACAATCAGAAGCGGTTCCATTCAAAAGTCCATCAACCTTTTAGACGAAAACGGTTGTCCGATACCTTCGATGCGTCACGTTTGTCCTCATGAACCCAAACACTTGACTCATTTGATAACAATACTGCCGTTCAGGGCGTTTTTGTTCCAAGGGGCTGGAAAGGATGATGTGATGCTGTTGTCTGTGAAAATCACCGGTTGTGCCAGATCGCAGGACTGTAATCAG AACATTTGTGGTGATCCGTCCAAGACGAATTTGAGGTTCAGGAGGGGATTGTCAGGAAATGGAACGGGGAAAAGGGAAATGACTGATTGGGAAACTGAATTCCAGTTCAGGGTTAGTGATGAGCCGGAAAAGGGGAGTTTTACCGAAAAAATCCCAGGGGAATACATTGTTTTTCTTTCCACGTTCGGGTTGTTGGTTTTAATTGTGCTGATTGTGTTGgtcttaagaaaaatattccgaagggataattaa